GGTAAATTCCGCTTGGCCTCCCCATCCGATCAAGATGAAGCCGCGCAGGCGAAATGGGTGGCAACCTTGGCCAAGCTTGATGACGAACTGAAACAAATCACTGACAAGCTTAAAACAATTCAGGCTGAGAACTCCAATGCTTTTGTCGCGGAGGAAAGGCAAAGTGGAGAGAACATGCATGCCGTTATCGACGGCGGCGAACTTATTCCCTTAGCCGATCGAAAGCCTGGGCAGAATGTTATCGATATTCGCGAAGTTCTCGACGGATCGTCAGCGACCTACGCTGCCTATCGCAAGTATCACGCCACGGCCAGAGAACGTGTGTACGCGATCGATCGTATCGCGGAGTTCGAGGTCGGCGAAAGTAGTCGCCAGCAAGAGAAGGCCCGACTGAAACTTCGCGAGCAGGAACTTCAGCAAGATGTCTTCGTGGAAGGTTTAGCCAACGAAATCTATAACCTACGTGTGGAACAGAATGCCATCGAAGCCGAGAAGCAGCAAGATGCCCGATTGGTGCAAGCTGCCGAGCGGATCCTCGGCAAGGAATCGACAATGGCACAGCTGGGACCAGACGTAGTCGCGGCAATCAACGCGGAACGTGCCGCCAGCGAACAACGCATTCAAACGCGACTCGATGAGATCACGGAATTGCTCAATGAGGTTCCTGCATCGACTCGAGGTGCGGTCCGCGATTATGTGGAAGTCCGTTTTGAAGTCGATCATCAAATCGCGACTCTGCAAGAGCGAATTTCTCAAATCGAAGAGCGAAATAATCGCTATCGCATGTTTGCTGAGACCGCTCAGGGTGTTGAAGCGGAACTCAAACTAGGGGAAATCGTCCGAGCGTTTCCTGCCAATCAGCTCGATGGGTTGGAGCGGCTTCAAGTGTACTTCGATCGCTGGGGCGAATTTCTCATGGCTGATCCCCGAGAGGCCAATTCCGAAGGTGGCGTGTTTCCAGCGATTTGGGGGACTGTGGCGATGACTATGATCATGTCGCTAATCGTTGTCCCATTCGGCGTTCTGGCCGCTCTTTACTTACGGGAATACGCCAAGAGCGGACCAATTGTCAGTATCATTCGCATCAGCATTAATAACTTGGCTGGCGTGCCGAGTATTGTTTTTGGAGTATTTGGCTACGGATTTTTAATTCTTGTGGTTGGAGCTTACATCGACGGTGGCCCACCCAACGCGAACTTACCGACCATGCCCAGTACGTGGTGGTGGTTGACCGCCGCTGGTCTGGCAATCGTGGCGTTTGCGGCTTTCATGACAACGTCGTACTCGTTGGGTAGCCGCAAAGTACTGGCCAAAGTTCGTACGCAGCATCTTGGCACAATCAGTTTGCTGCTGTGGGTTGTGGCGACCGGTGCGTTCGTTGCCTTGATTGCATTCACACCAGACTTCAACGGTTTCTATCGCCCCGGTTTACCCAATCCGACTTTCGGCAAGGGGTGTTTGCTGTGGGCTAGTTTGACCTTGGCCTTATTGACACTTCCCGTCGTTATTGTGGCTACCGAGGAAG
The genomic region above belongs to Blastopirellula marina and contains:
- a CDS encoding phosphate ABC transporter permease PstA, whose amino-acid sequence is MSESSQQAARKYRRVSRPGLSVLAQGEPIIWLSGGALTMGLLMIFGLLALIIYQGMASFWPGRIYRVTLNNGTVLMGELIDEEDYTLEIPASEGKPEETEETHRWQYRTDNFEFNGSQTGTYQWVTQNELSEEKPTLPEWAMLFERTKLGRFIGTPIRFEISKPRPIAAEEEELRNIERFFADGKFRLASPSDQDEAAQAKWVATLAKLDDELKQITDKLKTIQAENSNAFVAEERQSGENMHAVIDGGELIPLADRKPGQNVIDIREVLDGSSATYAAYRKYHATARERVYAIDRIAEFEVGESSRQQEKARLKLREQELQQDVFVEGLANEIYNLRVEQNAIEAEKQQDARLVQAAERILGKESTMAQLGPDVVAAINAERAASEQRIQTRLDEITELLNEVPASTRGAVRDYVEVRFEVDHQIATLQERISQIEERNNRYRMFAETAQGVEAELKLGEIVRAFPANQLDGLERLQVYFDRWGEFLMADPREANSEGGVFPAIWGTVAMTMIMSLIVVPFGVLAALYLREYAKSGPIVSIIRISINNLAGVPSIVFGVFGYGFLILVVGAYIDGGPPNANLPTMPSTWWWLTAAGLAIVAFAAFMTTSYSLGSRKVLAKVRTQHLGTISLLLWVVATGAFVALIAFTPDFNGFYRPGLPNPTFGKGCLLWASLTLALLTLPVVIVATEEALAAVPNSLREGSYGCGASKWQTIRRIVLPHALPGIMTGMILAMARGAGEVAPLMLVGVLKLAPELPIDLQAPFVHLDRSFMHLGFHIFDLGFQSPNSEAAKPMVFTTTLLLIAVIGTLNIFVIWLRARLRKRFHSGQF